The DNA window GTTTGGCCCTGTTGGACGCCAAAATGCCTCCCCCTAAACGAGGGAGGCTTGCTAACTACCCGACCGTTATTGAGCCGGAGGCAAGAGAACCTTGTTGATCACATGGATCACGCCGTTCTTCGCTTCGATATCAGTTTGCAGGATTTGGGCGTTGTTGATGTAGGCGGCGTCACCACGAAGTTCTGGAGTCAGAAGGCCTTCCATCGCTGTTTTCAGCTCTTTGGAAGCCAGAACGTCCGAGGCTTTCACCGTTCCTGGTACGACGTGGTAGAGGAGGATGGAGGTGAGGGTGGCTTTATCAGCCAGGACTGCATTCAGAGTGGCTTGACCCAATTCTGCAAAAGCTTCGTTCGTAGGTGCAAACACAGTGAATTCACCTTGCTGCAGCGTGTCCACAAGGCCAGCCGTCACCACAGCGGTTTTCAGAGTCGAAAAGCGGGCGTCTTCCACCACGATGTCGACCAGGGACTTATCGGTGGCTGGGGGAAGCAGCACAGTATCAATAGCGTGAATCACACCGTTGCTGGCCAGGATATCGGTGCCAATGATCTTCGAGGAGTTGATGAAGGCACCGTCCTGGTTTGCGGAGACTTTCAGGTTCAATTCATTGGCGGTTTTCAGGTCTTTGGAGGCAAGGACTTGGTCTGCCTTCAGCGTGCCTGGAATCACATGATAGAGAAGCACGCGGGTCAACGCAGGCTTGTCATTCAAGAGAGCATTCAGGGTTTCAGCAGGGATTTTGGCGAAAGCGTCGTTGGTCGGCGCGAACACGGTGAACTCACCTTTGTCGAGCACGCTTACGAGGTCAGCTTTTTCCAAGGCGACTTTCAAGGTCGAGAAGCGCTGGTCAGCTACGACTGTCCCAGCCAGGCTCAAGCCAGGCTTCATCTGAGCATCGCTGCCCATCGCGATCGGGGTGGCATCATCGTCATCATCATCTTTTTCACAGGCATAGCCAGCGAAGAGCGAGACGGCGAGCAGTGCAGGCAAGATGCGGATTTTCCGAGAAAACATGGGAACCTCCAAATATTAGCGAAAGACGACCATAACCCTTGCGTTTTCCTGCTTCTTCTATAATGCATAAGTTTTGACAGGAAAACATCTATGCATGCACAAGAAATATCTTGAATACCAAATCATGTCAATGAAAAATCTTTATGCGTTGATTGATAAGGGTTTTATGAGATCATCCTCATGGAGTCCAGAAAAAAAATCTCAAAATCTGTATACGGATGCACGGTTCTGTATACGGAGGCACAAGAATCTTAAGGAAACTCATGTACGCTGAAATAAATTTAAGGAAATCGGCAGGTTAATTTTCGCGTTTCGAATTGCGGTATACGGGTGTCTTGTATCAAATGTAAAATAAGCAAATAAAAACAAGGTGATAAAAAATATTGGAGGCTTTGTATCCAAGATGTGAGGAGGTTCTTGTATACGCTTGGGACCTGAGGTATATACCATTCGAGTTTGAGCATACAGACAGGAAGGTCACGCCATGGAAACAGAAAGTCGGAAGGTGTTAAGGGAAGTTACTCATAAGTTCCCGCCCAGTACATTCTACAGCTGCAGCGATTTCTTTCGGACCCTGCATAAGCAAACGAAGACCGAGACGCGCAACTATTCCTATCGGCAGCTGTCTGTCGACCTGGGTTTTTCGGCGACCAATCTTGTGCACCTTATTGTTCAAGGCAAACGACCTGTGACCGAACGCGCGGCGGGTAAAATCGTCGAGGCTTTGGATCTGAAGCGTGATGAGCGCCGTTATTTTCTGGCGCTGGCCCGTCTGACTCGTGAAAAAAGTTCGGAAGACATCTCCAAAACTTTTCGCGAAGCCCTGGAAATCAGAAGCGGAATGATCACCTCCCGGCTGGAACAGGAACAGTTCGCTTATTATAGTGAGTGGTACCACGCGGTCATTCGCGAGATGGTCATGCTTGACGAGTTCCAGCCCGATGGCCGCTGGATCGCTTCGGTCATCCGTCCTTCCATTTCCGCAAAGCAGGCCGAGGAGTCGCTTGAACTTCTGCAAAAACTGAAACTGATTCAGAAGGATCCGGAAACCGGGCGCTTCGTCCAGACCAATCATATCATCTCGACCGGTCCTGAAGTGATGAGCCTCTCGGTCCAGAAGTTCCACCAGGAATCCATTCCTCACGGACTGGAAGCCATGGTTACCACGCCCCCTGACCTTCGCCACATCTCGGCTCTGGTTCTTTCCGTGTCCGCCTCTCAGTTTGAGAAAATCAAACAAGAGATTGAACTGTTTCAACAAAGGCTGCTAGAACTTGAACGAGATCGGTCACAAGGGAAGCCCGATCGCGTTGTGCGCCTGAACATGCAGCTCTTTCCCTCGTGTTTGATGTGAAAGGATGAAAGCCATGCAATCCCCTCGATACACCGCACAACTCGCGGCGCTCCTCGGTAGCCTTGCCGTCGGCTGTGGAACGCAAATCGGCAATCCCACCGGAGCCGGGATTGCGCGCGTCACGGATGATCCCGGTACGCTCGGCACTTTGGTGAACGCGGCCTTTCTTCAAACCGTGGATGGGATGAACATGGGCGATTACGCCTATTCCCGCACGGAAAGCCGGGTCTCGACCGATCGCAGCTGCCAGCCTCAGAGCGGTTCGGGCCTTAGCCTCGTGGATAAAGCCGATTCAAGGCACTCGGTGAAAGACGAGACCGCGGTCTGGTACGCCCTTTCCGAAATGAATATCAAACGCAGCTATGAAGATGCATGGACTCAGAACGGGACTCTCCTCGCCTGTGACCCGAATGCACGTTCGGTTCGTTTCAACTATGAACGCCTGCAGCTGGGTCCGGTTCGTTTGGAAAGTCGCGTCAACGAAGATCTCGTGCGCAGTCTGACCCTGACCGATATCAAGGAAAAGCAGGAGCTGCGGCATAACCTGACCTTCAAGAAAACCGGCAAGCGCACGCTGGATTTCGTGAACTATGCTGAGCTTGGTCGTAACGTGGTTCTGGAAGCCCAGCTGAACAATCAGGTGGAAAGCGCCATCTCTTTGCCCACGGCTGACGGCGGCCAGGTGCCTGTGACCATGCAGCTCCAGGAACGCTTCCCCCTCGACTTTGCCATTACCCTGGATGCCAACCAGGATTGGACCCGCTATGCGATCGCCAGCGGTCGGCAGGAATTTGTTATTCCCGCGACGGGCGAAGTCCTGCGCCTTGAATTCCGAAATGTGAACTTCACCCGCGAAAGCGGTTGCGTTCCCGTCTCGGGGCAGATGGCGGCCACCGTGATCCGTCCGAATGAGGACGAGGTCCGTTATTCGATTAGCTTCCAACCCAATGCGCCGCTGAAATTGAAGGCCGAGAGCGGAACCGAAACTTTGGTTCTGGCACCCTTTGCCTGTGTTCTGAAAGAACGCTAAAAACCCTCAAAAAGAGGAGGCCAATCTGGGGCCTCCTCGATCCGATCGTCCTTCCTTCGACATTCACTACGGTTTGCAGTGTTCAAGTATGCCCAGCGACTGCCGATGCAGAGAATGGGGAAAATCTTCCATTGCAAGGCAGGCATGCGGCTTCTTCTTTCTATTATCCTGGCCTTTTTCACCGCACCCGTTCGGGCTGAGGGTGATGGGGCGCTCTTTGCTGAATGGGAGCTTAAGGCATCCTATCGCGAAGACCCCGGCGGCGTGCTAAGTGTGGAAAAAATCATCCAGCTTCCGACCGAGGCCTGGACCAAGGTTCCACCGAAGGGCCTGAATCTCGGATTCAAGCGCGAGCCTCACTGGTTCCGTCTGCCTCTGCCCCCCTGTCAAGCGGGTGAGAGACTCATCTATGAAATCGCCTATCCCCTGCTCGACCGCCTGGATGTCTGGCTCCTCGGCCCGAATGGTCCCACAGGTCCCGTCACGACCGGAGACACCTTCCCCTATCAGCAGCGGCCTCTTGAACATATCGGCTTTGGTTTTCCCTACACCTGCGGCCTGCATCAAGAGGTCATCGTCCGCGCTCACACGACCAGCTCCATGCAGCTCCCGATGAGTATCTGGAAAGCGCCCGCCTTCGACCGGCATCTTTTAACCATCGAAAGACCCCAGCTCCTGTATTTCGGAGCGGTTCTGATCATGGCCCTCTATAATTTCTTCATCTATCTGATCGTGCGCCGGCCGCCTTACCTTTACTACGTCCTCTTCGTTTTATCCTTTGCGACCTTCCAGGCTGGCATCAGCGGCCTTGGTTTCCGTTACATCTGGCCCACTCTTCCTTCGGTCAATACGCACATCATAGATAAATCCATCAACTGCATCGGAATCTTCGCCTTTGCGTTCACCCTGTCTTTCTTAAACGCCAGTACGCTGACTCCCCGGCTCTATCGTTTCAGCATCTGGCTTCTCGGGGCATTGGTCGCTTATACCGGCGTTACGTTCCTGCTTCCTGGAATTATAGATGTCCGCATCAGCATCGTCTTTGTCACCTCGGCCATCCTTATCGCTCTTTCCATTACGGGGCATAGCATAGCCAAGCGCAAGCGCGAGGGTTATTTCTATGGCCTTGCCTGGACCACCTTTCTGTTTGGGACCATTGCCCTGTCGCTGAACAAGCTCGGTATCCTGCCAAGGTCCGCACTCACCGAATACTCTCAGCAGGTCTCCTCCGTCCTGGAAATGCTGCTCCTTTCCTTTGCCCTGGCCGATCAGATGAACATCCTGCGTTTCAACCTCGCCCAGTCGCATGAAAAGCTCGAAAAAACCCTGCAGTCCATCGAAGAGATCGTCGATCAGAAGACGCAGAGCATCCGTTCGATCATGGATACCCTTCAGGTCGGTATCATCACGATCACCTCCCAGGAATTTCTGATCGAAGCCGAATACTCCCGGCATACCGAAGACTGGCTCGGTGAACGACAGCTTGGCGGCAAACGCTTCCCGGATGTTTTCCTGGATCGGCTGGTTTTGGGCGGGGATGCCAAGGCCCTGATCATCTCGGCTCTGCAGGCCATCATGGATGAACCGCACGAAAACTTTGAATTCAATGGTTTTCATCTGCCCCAGGAGGCTCGCCTTCTGACTGCATCAGGCCCGAAGGATATCGTGCTCGACTGGACGCCCATCCTGAATCACGAGGGCCGGGTGATCCGAATCCTGATCGCCTTCCATGACGTGACCGAACTGCGCAGTCTGAAGCAGGAGCAGGCCAGTCAGTCGCGCAAGCTGATCCGCCTGAATCAGCTTCTGAGCGCGGATGATATGGCTCTGCGGGTGTTTTTGATCCAGGGGCGTCGGACACTGGATTCCATGCATGACTCCATCATGGGAGCCGGTGAGATTCCACTGCTTGTTCAGGGGCTCTTTATTGTTTTCCATACCCTGAAGGGGGAGTCGCGTTCGCTCGGCCTGACGGAACTCTCGGATCAGTTCCATCTGATGGAGGATCGTCTGGATCAGGTTCGCCGCGATGTTCAAAAGTGGAATGCGGCCGGGATGCTGAAAGATATCGGCACGGTCGAAACCCTGATCTCCGAGTTTGCCAGCCTCTATGAAAGTCATATCGGGTCTTTGACCGAGGAACGCGTGGTGCCCATTCGCCAGGGAAAATTGGAGCATTGGGAACGGGCCCTGCAGCGTCTGACTCCCCGTAGTCCCGACGAAAGCGTCGCTCATGGGCAGCTTTTGAATGATCTGTTTCATCTTCTTTACATGGACCTCACGACCTACGAGGAAAAACTGCAGAACCAGGCGCGACGAATGGCTCGCGAAATCGGCAAACCCGATCCTCAGGTTCTGCTCGCGGGGCAGGGCATATTTTTAAGTCAGCGTCTGGTGGAGCAGCTTGATCATGTGTTCATTCACATCCTCCAGAACTCGCTGGTCCATGGATTGGAAAGCGCCGAGGAACGCAAGGCTGCCGGCAAGAGCACAGCGGGCCTTATTTACATCAAGCTGGCCCGCGTCGGCAATGAAGTTCAGCTGATCGCGCGGGATGATGGTCGGGGTGTGAATATCCAGGTCATCCGGGAAAAGGCCATGGAGTGGGGGATACTGAAGGCCGATGAAATCTTGAGCGATCAGAAACTCGAAAGCTGCCTTCTGCACGCCGGCCTGAGCAGCCGTGAGGATGTTGGGACGCATGCCGGTCGGGGTGTGGGTATGGGCGCTGTCAGGCAGTTTGTTGAGGAACTGTCCGGGCGCATGGATCTCGACTTCGCGCCCGAGCGGGATGGCCATCGGACCTTTGCCCTGGTATTGACCTTTCCCGCCGCGCTGTTTCCGACGATTAGCATGGAGCCGCTGCAGGCGGCTTAAGCTTCCGGATCCGGCACGATGATGGTGGCGACATGGGGTTCGACCATGGCTTCATAGGGTACCTTGCCGAGGCTGAGTCGTCCGCGGTGCAGCATGTGATGCTTGCCGAAGATCAGGACACTGCTTTTCGTCTCCACTGTCAGCCGATGAATTTCTTCGATCGGCGTTCCAAAGCGCACACAGGGTTTATACTTATATTCCTGGAGGAAACTCGCATCGAGGGTTTCGAGGCGTTTTTTCAGCTGTTTTTTCAGATCGGCCTTGGTTTGCTCGATATAGGCCTGGCTCGTAAAATCCGGATTCGCGGGAATCTGGCCTTCGAGCATCGCGATCCGAACTTTCTCCACCATCTGATTGATCTCGCGATAGCTCATCGGATTGACATGCGCATGGACCAGATGATCCACATCAATGGAACGACAGAAACCCATGGCCCCTTTCAGAGCCTGCTCCCCATCATGCCCCAGATCGTCGGCGACCATGACGCTTAGCCCATGATTCTGAAAATCCATCGGCCTGTCCCCGGGAACGACCATGACCGGGTGACGGGAATGAGCCATGAGCGCGAGCGCCGTGGACATGCCCCCCAGAAAGCGCGGATGCCGTTCGCGATGAAAGCCCACCATGACCAGTGTGGCCTTGGCCTTGCGGGCCACTTCCTCGATGGCATCCTCGGGATAATCGCGAAAAACCCTGGTTTCGCAGACGATGCTGCTCGGCAGGCTGTCACGCAGAGTTTCCATTTTATTTTGAGCCATCGCGATGTCGGCGTCGCGCGCCTCCTGTTCCAGTTCTTCATAGGGGAGCGCAAAGCCTTCGCGCGCCAATGAATAGGAACGATAAGGTTCTGTGGCATGCACGAGGATCAACTGCGAGCCGGTTCTTTGCGCCAGGGAAACGGCCGATTGGATGATGTGATCCTCGCGGTCATTCAGGGAAAGACCGACCACTATCGTGGTGTAGGTGCTGAATAGTTCAAGCATGGCTGGCTCTCCTCGTTTGAATTGGGGCAACAAAGCGTTTGTGCCCCCAGTCTAACCGCTTCCTGACTGAAGGCCAAGGCGCGAGCGATTGAGGGAAAGTGCGCAGAGGGCGGAGGAAAGCTCACAGCATGCTCGAAGACACGCGGGCTAAGGTGTTGATATAACAGGAAAGGACGACGGCATGATAGTTGCTGTTCCATACTTTGGAACACCCAAATGTTCTGCTGTTCGGCTGGTTCATCACCGTACGAGGACATGGTCGAGGAAAAAGTCGCACAGCATGTAGCGTATATCCGTCCCAACAGGTTGAACCGGGAGCTTCAAAAGCTTCCGGTTCATTTTTTTTATTCGAAGGATGGAGTGGAGAGCTGAACGGATTCCGAGGTGCCCGAGTAATCGGTGAGGATGATGACGCTCACGGGCGTGGGCACATGATCAAACTGCAGGCTCTTCTTTCCGGTATGTTCCTGGGTGCGGCCGATACCATCTATAACGATGACCTTGTCATAACCATCCTCGACCGACACATCCATGTGAAAGCTGACCGCGGCGCCTTGCTCCCGGGTGAAGTGCACCAGATCTTTTTTCAATTGATCGGCAAAGGGACCGAAACTCAAAGCCTGGGGCTGGGCAGCGGCGGCTTTCAGGTCATCGGTGATCGTATGCAGGGTTTCCGGGTTTGGCAAATAGGTGCCATAATTTTCGCTGTTGTCCGCGTCACCATTATGGACGCCGATGACTTCCAGGGTTGTGGCATCCAGCACAGGACTGCCGCTGTTGCCAGGCAGTGTATCGCAGCGGTGATGGAAGATTTGCGACTCGGGATCGGTGCCCACGGTCGCGTCACAGGTTCCGCTCAGGCTCAGCGAGCGACCTTTGGGATAACCCAGAACCATGGCCTTCGCGGTCAGGTTCATGGCGCGGGGATCGCGCTCCAAAACAACGGCTGTAGCCGGAATGGGATCCACCTGTATGAGGGCATAGTCGGCCTCCTGGTCGTATTGGTATTCCAGGACTTTCAAGCAGCGTGAACGATTCTGCTGCGATTCACCGGCCAGAACCCCCCAGGTGATATCCATCGAGTGACAGGACACTTCCAAAGGATTGGCAGCGAGGTCAGCCATGCAGTGACCGGCTGTGGCCACGACGCCGTCACCCAGATGAAAGGCTGTGCAGCCGCCGGTCATGCGACCGATCGCGGGGAATTCCTTCTTCAGATCGCTATTGGGCAGGGGCGTATTCGCATCGATTTCAATCATGGAATCGTGATCAATGATGGAACTGGTGCTGGAGTTTTCCGATTCAGCAGCCGGCTGACAGGCGGTGATCAAAACAAGCGTGCTTAAAGTCAAGGCATGACGGATCATCGCACTCCCTCGGGTGTTGTCAGGGTCCAGCATTTTATATGGATGTGTCTTGGTGAATCTCAGCAGTCACCTGAGGCTAACACTAAATTAGCCAGCCAGTCAACTTCCTGGGAAAGGAGGATGCCGCCGGAGCGGCACGAGGGATAGAGGGATGCTTAAGGAATGTTCAGGAAGCGGTTCAGCGAGGTGCCATTGATGGTGCGGACATGGAGAAGACCTTCACCTTGGAAGGGTTCCTGAAGACCGACTGTATATTCATAGGAGCGGTCGGCAGGTTGGGTGTCACACACATCGGTCGTGACGACCTCAGCAATGGGTTGCACCACGAGCACATCCACCGGATCCCGTACGACACGGACTTCACGGATCACCATGCAGCCGATGAAATAATGCGGGAAGTGACCCTGGAGTTTAAGGGACTGTTTGCCTGTCTCACGATTCACGTCGATGTAGGCATTTTCCACTGTAGCAAAGAGGTAGTCATCGGGTGATTCCGTTTTCCGACGGTCGACCGCGAGACTCTCCATGACCTCCGGATTATTCGCATAGACGACCTGGTAGCTGCCTTCCTCCAAATTCCCTAGGGACACGGGCTGGATGAAAGGTGTCAGGCTTTGCACACAGTATTCATTTTGATCCACGATGCTCGTCGCGGAAACTGTGATGCGGCGCTTGGCCTTGTCAACTTCGGCCTTGGCGCTTTCCACGCGATGGCAGGCGTCGGGAAAGGTCCCGTGAATCACGACTTCGACGTTATCATTATCATCAAATCCCGAAGGGACGAAGATAGCCTCGACGGGGGCTTCCTCAATGAGTGGAGCTTTGGTGTCCTTGGTATTCTGTGCCTCGGCTGTGGCACCCAAACCCAAGGCAAGACAGAAGAGGATTTGTTTCGTTTTCATAAGTTCTTCTCCCACGATAGCACGGTGAAAAGCCCAAACCTGTCTGATGATTCAGCAAGGACCATACCATCATCCGCGCCGTGCAGATTCTCTCAAACCATACAGTGAAGGGCTTTTCCGACAAGCGATGCGACGTATTCATTCGTAAAAGAGCGGGTTTTTGCCAATACACCAACTGAACCCGAGGTGCGGCACCGCACCCCTCTTAAATTTTGTGTAGCGATTTCCGAAATAGGAACTGAGAATGAGGAGTTTGAGTGCCCCATGAAGCTCGCGGATACCAACATAAAGATCGTGACGGTTCACCCCAGCGGGACCGTGCGCAACCTTATCAATACCGAGCTGAGAAACCGCGGGTACACCGACGTCATAGGCGCGCCTGATCTTCAAACCGTCGTCGGTATCCTGGAGACGGGGCTGATTCACTGGCTGCTGACGCCGATCCTCATGGATGACAAGATCAATATCTTTCAAATCCTGAAACTGATCACCGAAGTCCCGACCATGATGGACATGCGCATCTCGTTCATGGTGGATGAGAGCAGCGATCCGGGAATGATCAGCAAGGCCTTCGACCTCGGCCTTTTATCGCTGCATAGGAAGATGTCGACCAAGGCGGATATCGAAGAGGAATTCAAGACCCTCTTCGGCCGCGATGTGGCCTGCGGTGGTGAGCTGAGCCTTGTGGCCGGGGAGTATGTGCGGCAGTATCTGAAGGATGAGAAACGTTACACAGATCTTCTTCGTTTTGAAAAATCCCTGTTCCAGATCCACGTGGGGAACCTGAAACTCCTTTTGCATCTGGCCGAGGCGCATCTTCACAATAAGCAGGTGGAGCAGGCTCAGAATCTTTTCAGCCAGGCCCTGCTCGTGGATTCGTCTTTGCAAACGGAGATTGTGGCTCTGATGCAGAAGTTTCCCGACGCGAAGCTGCCCGATCAGGCGACTGAAACCGACAAGGCGCCCGAGGTTTTGGGCATCAAAAGCTGCCTTGTGGTCGAACCTGATGCCTCGACCCTGAATCTGATCGAGGGACTTTTAAAGCAGCTGGGCGTTCAAAACCTTCATAGCTTTCAGGACCCGGCCCAGGCCGTGCAGTGGCTTGACAAAAAGATCGTGCCGGAGCTCGTGATCTTTGAATGGCGCCTGCCCCAGATGCCCGGTCCCATTTTGGTGCAAAAAATCAGGGCTGTCCTGGGTTTTGCGATCCCCCTGACGGTGATGAACAAGGACCTGACCGAACGCGATATGCCCGTCCTTCATGAGATGGGCGTGACGGACCGCATCCGTAAACCGATCGAGGCGCAGGCTTTCTTTCAGGATGTGATCTGGGTCATCAACCAGGATCGCTCGCCGAGCGAGCCCGTCATTCTTTTGCAAAAAATTCGGCAGGCCATGGCTGAGCAGAACTTTGAAAAGCTGGCGGCCTATACCAAACGCTATATGGACAGCGATAAACCGAGCGAGGCTGAAAAAAATCTGCTGCAGGCGGAGCTGGCCTTTTACCGCGGGCATTATCCGTCTGCGCGGAATATGGCTTTGAATGTGCTGAAAAGCGGGCTGGCGAGCGTCGAGGTTTTGAACCTTCTCGGCAAGACCATGATGAAGCTTCGGGACTTTGAGAGTGCGCTTTGCTGTCTGGAAAACGCCGAGGTCATCTCGCCTTCCAATGTGAAGCGCATCTGCAAT is part of the Oligoflexus sp. genome and encodes:
- a CDS encoding fasciclin domain-containing protein: MFSRKIRILPALLAVSLFAGYACEKDDDDDDATPIAMGSDAQMKPGLSLAGTVVADQRFSTLKVALEKADLVSVLDKGEFTVFAPTNDAFAKIPAETLNALLNDKPALTRVLLYHVIPGTLKADQVLASKDLKTANELNLKVSANQDGAFINSSKIIGTDILASNGVIHAIDTVLLPPATDKSLVDIVVEDARFSTLKTAVVTAGLVDTLQQGEFTVFAPTNEAFAELGQATLNAVLADKATLTSILLYHVVPGTVKASDVLASKELKTAMEGLLTPELRGDAAYINNAQILQTDIEAKNGVIHVINKVLLPPAQ
- a CDS encoding TIGR02147 family protein, which translates into the protein METESRKVLREVTHKFPPSTFYSCSDFFRTLHKQTKTETRNYSYRQLSVDLGFSATNLVHLIVQGKRPVTERAAGKIVEALDLKRDERRYFLALARLTREKSSEDISKTFREALEIRSGMITSRLEQEQFAYYSEWYHAVIREMVMLDEFQPDGRWIASVIRPSISAKQAEESLELLQKLKLIQKDPETGRFVQTNHIISTGPEVMSLSVQKFHQESIPHGLEAMVTTPPDLRHISALVLSVSASQFEKIKQEIELFQQRLLELERDRSQGKPDRVVRLNMQLFPSCLM
- a CDS encoding 7TM diverse intracellular signaling domain-containing protein, producing MRLLLSIILAFFTAPVRAEGDGALFAEWELKASYREDPGGVLSVEKIIQLPTEAWTKVPPKGLNLGFKREPHWFRLPLPPCQAGERLIYEIAYPLLDRLDVWLLGPNGPTGPVTTGDTFPYQQRPLEHIGFGFPYTCGLHQEVIVRAHTTSSMQLPMSIWKAPAFDRHLLTIERPQLLYFGAVLIMALYNFFIYLIVRRPPYLYYVLFVLSFATFQAGISGLGFRYIWPTLPSVNTHIIDKSINCIGIFAFAFTLSFLNASTLTPRLYRFSIWLLGALVAYTGVTFLLPGIIDVRISIVFVTSAILIALSITGHSIAKRKREGYFYGLAWTTFLFGTIALSLNKLGILPRSALTEYSQQVSSVLEMLLLSFALADQMNILRFNLAQSHEKLEKTLQSIEEIVDQKTQSIRSIMDTLQVGIITITSQEFLIEAEYSRHTEDWLGERQLGGKRFPDVFLDRLVLGGDAKALIISALQAIMDEPHENFEFNGFHLPQEARLLTASGPKDIVLDWTPILNHEGRVIRILIAFHDVTELRSLKQEQASQSRKLIRLNQLLSADDMALRVFLIQGRRTLDSMHDSIMGAGEIPLLVQGLFIVFHTLKGESRSLGLTELSDQFHLMEDRLDQVRRDVQKWNAAGMLKDIGTVETLISEFASLYESHIGSLTEERVVPIRQGKLEHWERALQRLTPRSPDESVAHGQLLNDLFHLLYMDLTTYEEKLQNQARRMAREIGKPDPQVLLAGQGIFLSQRLVEQLDHVFIHILQNSLVHGLESAEERKAAGKSTAGLIYIKLARVGNEVQLIARDDGRGVNIQVIREKAMEWGILKADEILSDQKLESCLLHAGLSSREDVGTHAGRGVGMGAVRQFVEELSGRMDLDFAPERDGHRTFALVLTFPAALFPTISMEPLQAA
- a CDS encoding universal stress protein, giving the protein MLELFSTYTTIVVGLSLNDREDHIIQSAVSLAQRTGSQLILVHATEPYRSYSLAREGFALPYEELEQEARDADIAMAQNKMETLRDSLPSSIVCETRVFRDYPEDAIEEVARKAKATLVMVGFHRERHPRFLGGMSTALALMAHSRHPVMVVPGDRPMDFQNHGLSVMVADDLGHDGEQALKGAMGFCRSIDVDHLVHAHVNPMSYREINQMVEKVRIAMLEGQIPANPDFTSQAYIEQTKADLKKQLKKRLETLDASFLQEYKYKPCVRFGTPIEEIHRLTVETKSSVLIFGKHHMLHRGRLSLGKVPYEAMVEPHVATIIVPDPEA
- a CDS encoding trypsin-like serine peptidase; translation: MIRHALTLSTLVLITACQPAAESENSSTSSIIDHDSMIEIDANTPLPNSDLKKEFPAIGRMTGGCTAFHLGDGVVATAGHCMADLAANPLEVSCHSMDITWGVLAGESQQNRSRCLKVLEYQYDQEADYALIQVDPIPATAVVLERDPRAMNLTAKAMVLGYPKGRSLSLSGTCDATVGTDPESQIFHHRCDTLPGNSGSPVLDATTLEVIGVHNGDADNSENYGTYLPNPETLHTITDDLKAAAAQPQALSFGPFADQLKKDLVHFTREQGAAVSFHMDVSVEDGYDKVIVIDGIGRTQEHTGKKSLQFDHVPTPVSVIILTDYSGTSESVQLSTPSFE
- a CDS encoding response regulator, encoding MKLADTNIKIVTVHPSGTVRNLINTELRNRGYTDVIGAPDLQTVVGILETGLIHWLLTPILMDDKINIFQILKLITEVPTMMDMRISFMVDESSDPGMISKAFDLGLLSLHRKMSTKADIEEEFKTLFGRDVACGGELSLVAGEYVRQYLKDEKRYTDLLRFEKSLFQIHVGNLKLLLHLAEAHLHNKQVEQAQNLFSQALLVDSSLQTEIVALMQKFPDAKLPDQATETDKAPEVLGIKSCLVVEPDASTLNLIEGLLKQLGVQNLHSFQDPAQAVQWLDKKIVPELVIFEWRLPQMPGPILVQKIRAVLGFAIPLTVMNKDLTERDMPVLHEMGVTDRIRKPIEAQAFFQDVIWVINQDRSPSEPVILLQKIRQAMAEQNFEKLAAYTKRYMDSDKPSEAEKNLLQAELAFYRGHYPSARNMALNVLKSGLASVEVLNLLGKTMMKLRDFESALCCLENAEVISPSNVKRICNIAEAHLELGEQKGFEENLDEAKSIAPTAKDVVEVEIKGALVNGEGAKAHDLMKSLQSLLNIVSFTNNRAISLIRTDRFDEGLKLYTEALQAVPENRNEVLAILHYNQGLALARANRLEEARQQMEEAAAMKSDKIKSKVSSLKGRIQKAIESNQKLELTVSKENGPEAISTDPQKDYEELMMALKINPGDLCCHKIYFEYSVTPELKEKLERPLRFKKRSSIQREAPGKAS